The following nucleotide sequence is from Deltaproteobacteria bacterium.
TTCACGTCTCCAGGGGTTGAGGCTGCTGAGCCTGATGGGGATGGTCCGGTCCCTTGTAGACCTTGAGTTTCTTGAACATCTTTCTGCCGAGAGGATTCTTCGGAAGCATGCCCTTCACCGCTTTCTTGAGCAGCTTCTCTGGCTTGGTGTCGAGGAGCGCCCTGGCAGTGGTCGACTTCAAGCCTCCGGGATACCCTGAGTGCCGATAGTAGACCTTGTTCTCCATCTTCCTGCCGGTAAGCAGGATCTTCTCGGCGTTTATCACCACCACGTAGTCACCGGTATCCACATGGGGAGTGTAGATAGGCTTGGTCTTCCCCCTCAGCACCATTGCCAGACGGCTGGCCAGGCGGCCCAGAACCTTGCCCGAAGCGTCGACAAGGTACCACTTTCTTTCGATCTCCTCTTTCTTTGCACTAAAGGTCTTCATGGCTTCGTTTCCCTGTCACGATGGAGAGTTAAAATAAGGTATTCCGCTCTTCTTGTCAAGGTTGGACCACCCGTCCCCTGGTCCCTGCCCGGATCCATCGGCCCGGTTTATCGCTTCGACCGGCGGCGGCCCGTACCCCCCTTCTTTTCCATGAAGAGGAGAATGGGGCTCGCCACAAAGATCGACGAATAGGTACCCACGATAACTCCTACCAGAAGGGCGAAGGCGAAATCATGAATAACCCCACCCCCGATGAGGAAAAGCACCACAACGACCAGTAACGTGGTCAGGGAGGTAAGGGTAGTCCGACTGAGGGTCTCGTTGATGCTTGTGTTGACTATCTGCCCCAACGCCCGTCTTCTCAGCTTCTTCAGATTTTCCCTGATTCTATCGAAGACAACTATCGTGTCGTTCAGCGAGTAACCGATGATGGTCAACAGCGCCGCCACGATGGGAAGGGTGAATTCTTTGTTCGTCAGGGAGAATGCTCCCACGGTGATTATCACGTCGTGAATCAGGGCAACCACCGCCCCGAGGGCGTAACGAAACCTGAGCATCACGCACAGAGCGAGAGTAATCAGCACAGCCAGGATTATGAGATAGGACAATCCGATTATCTCCCTCAGAAGATAGGAAGGGATCCCTATGGACAGGGCCATCAGGGCACTCGGCATCCACTTCATTTCGAAACGGCCTGAAATATAGACCGCGATGAAGAGGATGGCAAAAAACAGGGCGAACAGGGCCTTGTCCGTCAACTCCTTTCCTGCCTTCGGGCCCACCATTTCGACCCGGCGGATCTCTACGGTCTGGGAGCCGAATCTCTTCTCGAGACCTGCTCTGATCCGGTCCGAGAGACTTTCCAGGCCTGTCTCGGCCATCTCAACTCTGATGATATACTCGTTGTCTCTCGGATCGCCGAACCGCTGGACCTCTGCTCCTCTGATCCCGATCGCCTCGAGCCCCTCTCTGATCCTGGCTATACCGACCCCGGGTGGGACTTTGAGCTGGACCAGGGTCCCTCCTCTGAAATCGACGCCGAGATTCGGCCCCCCATGAACGACGAGGGAGAGGATGCTCACAAGGATCAGAGCCCCCGAGAGCAGTATGGCGTACTTCCTATATCCC
It contains:
- the secF gene encoding protein translocase subunit SecF, which codes for MEFIKPGINIDFVGYRKYAILLSGALILVSILSLVVHGGPNLGVDFRGGTLVQLKVPPGVGIARIREGLEAIGIRGAEVQRFGDPRDNEYIIRVEMAETGLESLSDRIRAGLEKRFGSQTVEIRRVEMVGPKAGKELTDKALFALFFAILFIAVYISGRFEMKWMPSALMALSIGIPSYLLREIIGLSYLIILAVLITLALCVMLRFRYALGAVVALIHDVIITVGAFSLTNKEFTLPIVAALLTIIGYSLNDTIVVFDRIRENLKKLRRRALGQIVNTSINETLSRTTLTSLTTLLVVVVLFLIGGGVIHDFAFALLVGVIVGTYSSIFVASPILLFMEKKGGTGRRRSKR
- the rplM gene encoding 50S ribosomal protein L13, translating into MKTFSAKKEEIERKWYLVDASGKVLGRLASRLAMVLRGKTKPIYTPHVDTGDYVVVINAEKILLTGRKMENKVYYRHSGYPGGLKSTTARALLDTKPEKLLKKAVKGMLPKNPLGRKMFKKLKVYKGPDHPHQAQQPQPLET